One genomic region from Croceicoccus sp. YJ47 encodes:
- a CDS encoding IS1380-like element ISPme1 family transposase, which produces MDHLEGAGLARGDRVDFDRRVRLEFRGAQISSDGGLLVMRELDDVLGLSNLASEALRDSRTGKNTLHRLDGLFRQSVFGRLAGYEDVNDADRLALDPVMRQVVGGRAVEAQAASASQMGRFETETLALAANRAALADLNGQWIDRFHDRNGLKYIVLDMDSSVSPTHGDQEGAAWNGHFDCTCYHPIFLFNQFGMLERCALRNGNVHSADGWRDVLDPVIARYAGRDLGGRFFRADAAYAIPAIYMRLEEARFFYAIRLPANAVLREKIAHRLTRPVGRPSLTKVKRFFEDFEYQAASWDKPRRVIAKIEWHPGELFPKVGFIVTNLPMEPDWVVRFYNQRGTAEQHIKEGKYAFRWTRLSCRKFRHNEVRLQLHALAYNLATFLRCIELPEAMADWSLTSLQLKLIKIGARVVRHARAITFQLAEVAVTGPMVRAVLAAIRRLRTPPSCA; this is translated from the coding sequence ATGGATCACCTGGAGGGTGCGGGCTTGGCGCGGGGAGATCGGGTTGATTTCGACCGCCGTGTGCGTCTGGAGTTCCGTGGTGCGCAGATCAGTTCAGACGGTGGCCTGCTGGTGATGCGCGAGCTTGATGACGTGCTCGGCCTGTCCAATCTGGCGTCGGAGGCGCTGCGAGACAGCCGCACCGGGAAGAACACGCTCCATCGGCTTGACGGATTGTTCCGGCAATCGGTGTTCGGACGACTGGCCGGATACGAGGATGTGAACGATGCCGACCGCTTGGCCCTCGATCCCGTGATGCGTCAGGTCGTTGGCGGCAGGGCCGTCGAGGCGCAAGCTGCTTCGGCATCGCAGATGGGACGGTTCGAGACCGAGACGCTGGCTCTGGCCGCGAACCGGGCGGCGCTGGCCGATCTGAACGGCCAATGGATCGACCGGTTTCATGACCGCAACGGGTTGAAATACATCGTGCTGGACATGGACAGCTCGGTCAGCCCCACCCACGGCGATCAGGAAGGTGCTGCCTGGAACGGGCATTTCGACTGCACCTGCTATCACCCCATCTTCTTGTTCAACCAGTTTGGCATGCTGGAGCGCTGCGCCCTGCGTAACGGCAATGTCCACAGCGCCGATGGCTGGCGGGATGTCCTTGATCCCGTCATTGCCCGATATGCTGGCCGCGACCTTGGTGGACGCTTCTTCCGGGCCGACGCTGCCTACGCGATCCCCGCGATCTATATGCGGCTGGAAGAAGCCAGGTTCTTCTACGCCATCCGTCTGCCCGCCAACGCCGTCTTGCGCGAGAAGATCGCGCATCGGCTGACACGGCCCGTGGGACGGCCTTCGCTGACCAAGGTCAAACGGTTCTTCGAGGACTTCGAGTATCAGGCGGCGTCCTGGGACAAGCCGCGCCGCGTCATCGCCAAGATCGAATGGCATCCGGGCGAGCTGTTCCCCAAAGTCGGCTTCATCGTCACCAACCTGCCGATGGAGCCAGACTGGGTGGTGAGGTTCTACAACCAGCGCGGCACCGCAGAGCAGCACATCAAGGAAGGCAAATATGCCTTTCGCTGGACGCGGCTGTCATGCCGGAAGTTCCGGCACAACGAGGTGCGGCTGCAACTGCACGCGCTGGCCTACAACCTGGCAACCTTCCTGCGCTGCATCGAACTGCCCGAGGCCATGGCGGACTGGTCGTTGACCAGCCTGCAACTCAAGCTGATCAAGATCGGCGCCCGCGTCGTCCGCCACGCCCGCGCCATTACCTTCCAGTTGGCCGAGGTCGCCGTCACCGGCCCGATGGTGCGGGCCGTCCTTGCCGCCATCCGCCGTCTTCGAACGCCTCCGTCATGCGCATGA
- a CDS encoding nuclear transport factor 2 family protein, with product MKRAPRSRQRHDLYAKYHDYDSEISDLLGECGFMTRVASILISLPRKTQFHKSELVKQCPPLYKSILVLTHKDQAMPSTETSPKATALAYFDHWTAGRFDAAADLLAEKIRIETPINSYPHKADFAAALRGFGTLVIGVNLLIDLAEGDDVVQIYDMDVTGLGAIRVAEHFVVQSGLITRLQQIHDTAALRASGFDRGAS from the coding sequence ATGAAACGCGCCCCTCGCAGCCGTCAACGCCATGATTTATATGCGAAATATCACGATTACGACAGCGAAATCAGCGACTTACTTGGAGAATGTGGGTTTATGACGAGAGTGGCGTCCATACTGATTTCCTTGCCACGAAAAACGCAATTTCACAAGTCAGAGCTTGTGAAACAATGTCCGCCGTTATACAAGTCCATACTTGTGTTAACCCACAAGGATCAGGCCATGCCATCAACCGAAACGTCACCCAAAGCCACTGCGCTAGCTTATTTCGATCACTGGACGGCAGGACGGTTTGACGCTGCCGCCGACTTGCTCGCGGAGAAAATCCGCATCGAAACGCCCATCAACTCCTATCCGCACAAGGCTGATTTCGCGGCAGCGCTACGCGGATTCGGAACGCTGGTCATCGGGGTTAACCTGCTTATCGATCTCGCCGAGGGGGATGATGTCGTGCAAATCTACGACATGGATGTCACAGGTCTGGGCGCGATCCGAGTGGCCGAGCATTTCGTGGTTCAGAGCGGGCTGATTACAAGACTGCAACAAATACACGACACTGCCGCTTTACGGGCAAGCGGCTTTGACAGGGGAGCCTCATGA